A stretch of the Capsicum annuum cultivar UCD-10X-F1 chromosome 10, UCD10Xv1.1, whole genome shotgun sequence genome encodes the following:
- the LOC124887855 gene encoding uncharacterized protein LOC124887855: MAQHAKGSFSVSANKSMDLVSDELPSFSLGLTQDEVFNFCSSNIQAKEGVSSEGGSLKHCNNSKNIVEKMKRKGLKKPSSPKPPKIQKSVKKANQDEKGECSKISSPVSSDFESEEEKVEEKKSSVVQAQFGRCIMSLETKESTANAIVIRAKDTNLHFSPREFVVVTGLNCVSNKDDFVFDEDLPNRLIEDYFDGAKYIQKRELFAVFSKKLWGKDNDEDAVKFANIYFIHAFLLSVVDTVVIPRLHFDLVESGRYSDYPWESHH; this comes from the exons ATGGCACAACATGCAAAGGGTAGTTTTTCAGTTAGTGCTAATAAATCGATGGATTTAGTTTCCGATGAACttccatcttttagtcttgggttaactCAAGATGAAGTTTTTAACTTTTGTTCTTCTAATATTCAGGCTAAGGAAGGTGTTAGCAGTGAAGGAGGGAGTTTGAAGCACTGTAACAACTCGAAAAATATTGTGGAAAAAATGAAACGAAAAGGTTTGAAAAAACCTTCATCCCCAAAAcccccaaaaattcaaaaatcagtGAAAAAGGCAAAtcaagatgaaaaaggtgaatgtaGTAAAATTTCAAGTCCTGTTTCATCTGATtttgaatctgaagaagagaaagtggaggag aaaaagagttcTGTGGTTCAAGCTCAGTTTGGAAGATGTATTATGTCGCTTGAGACTAAGGAAAGCACTGCAAATGCCATAGTAATTCGTGCGAAGGACACGAATCTTCATTTCAGTCCTAGAGAGTTTGTTGTGGTTACTGGTTTGAATTGTGTTTCAAACAAGGACGATTTTGTGTTTGATGAGGATCTTCCGAATAGACTTATTGAAGACTATTTTGATGGTGCCAAGTATATTCAAAAAAGAGAATTATTTGctgttttttctaaaaaattatggGGAAAAGACAATGATGAAGATGCCGTGAAGTTTGCTAATATCTATTTTATTCATGCATTTTTGTTGTCTGTTGTTGATACCGTTGTTATTCCACGTCTACATTTTGATTTAGTTGAGAGTGGTCGCTACAGTGATTATCCTTGGGAGTCACAT